One genomic region from Natrinema caseinilyticum encodes:
- a CDS encoding NRDE family protein produces the protein MCTLALAWQVFDNVPVAVAANRDEAIGRESEPPGVYDERPLIVAPRDGEAGGTWIGYNEFGVFVGITNKWNDSDLAGERSRGLLVADVLEARSALEAKSIVEGATDDDEYSGFYLVVADAADAFCYQWNGELALIEFDPGVHVVVNVAVDDHVDVPSIRTAAGRTQASNARAVRDTLAVEPNETAGDWLERAGDVLGDHEYGVCIHRNGFGTRSSSLIALGDDAREYEFAPGPPCRTNYRTVTTLDDGTPESRIEGCGEGMAE, from the coding sequence GTGTGTACGCTCGCACTCGCCTGGCAGGTGTTCGACAACGTTCCGGTCGCGGTCGCCGCAAACCGTGACGAGGCGATCGGACGCGAGTCCGAGCCGCCGGGAGTCTACGACGAGAGGCCACTGATCGTCGCGCCGCGAGACGGCGAAGCCGGCGGCACGTGGATCGGATACAACGAGTTCGGCGTCTTCGTCGGGATCACGAACAAGTGGAACGACAGCGACCTCGCCGGCGAGCGCTCGCGTGGACTCCTCGTCGCCGACGTCCTCGAGGCACGATCCGCCCTGGAAGCGAAATCGATCGTCGAGGGTGCGACCGACGACGACGAGTACAGCGGCTTCTACCTCGTCGTCGCCGACGCGGCGGACGCGTTCTGTTACCAGTGGAACGGCGAGTTGGCCCTGATCGAGTTCGACCCCGGCGTCCACGTCGTCGTCAACGTCGCAGTCGACGACCACGTCGACGTGCCGTCGATTCGAACGGCCGCCGGCCGAACGCAGGCGTCGAACGCTCGAGCAGTCCGGGACACGCTCGCGGTCGAACCGAACGAGACCGCGGGCGACTGGCTCGAACGCGCGGGCGACGTCCTCGGCGATCACGAGTACGGCGTCTGTATCCACCGAAACGGATTCGGAACCCGCTCGTCGTCGCTGATCGCTCTCGGCGATGACGCGAGGGAATACGAATTTGCACCGGGGCCGCCCTGTCGGACGAATTATCGGACTGTCACGACGCTCGACGATGGAACGCCCGAGTCGCGTATCGAAGGCTGTGGCGAGGGCATGGCCGAGTAA
- a CDS encoding formate/nitrite transporter family protein codes for MSVAPDPEKIFDRAVEEGERRLEQPLLELVSTSFIAGFTIVFGIVALGVVDALVEPQFGDVAHVAGALAFGVGVVFLVVGRTELFNENFLDPAAKAVDQPDSWLLAPLFRLWVVTLVFNLVGGFLFALVFAVDGVLPAGTAHALGRTAEEIVHRPTAAVFASAIVGGALVSLLSFLLAGVDTVGSRITLAYVVGFLLALGPFDHVVVTAIHVFFGMLFDPVIGYRTLVETIVVATAGNFVGGLGLVTFTHVAQVRGARKSSDADES; via the coding sequence GTGTCCGTCGCTCCCGACCCGGAGAAGATTTTCGACCGAGCGGTTGAAGAAGGCGAACGACGGCTCGAGCAGCCGCTACTCGAGCTCGTTTCGACGAGTTTTATCGCGGGGTTTACGATCGTCTTCGGCATCGTCGCGCTGGGCGTCGTCGACGCGCTGGTCGAACCGCAGTTCGGCGACGTCGCCCACGTAGCGGGTGCGCTCGCCTTCGGCGTCGGCGTCGTCTTCCTCGTCGTCGGGCGTACGGAACTGTTCAACGAGAACTTCCTCGATCCGGCCGCGAAGGCGGTCGATCAGCCCGACTCGTGGCTGCTCGCACCGCTCTTTCGACTGTGGGTCGTCACCCTCGTGTTCAACCTCGTCGGCGGATTTCTATTCGCGCTGGTCTTCGCTGTCGACGGCGTCCTTCCCGCGGGGACGGCCCACGCCCTGGGACGGACCGCAGAAGAGATCGTTCACCGGCCGACGGCGGCGGTGTTCGCGAGCGCCATCGTCGGAGGCGCGCTCGTGAGCCTGCTGTCGTTTCTACTGGCGGGCGTCGATACCGTCGGAAGCCGCATTACGTTGGCCTACGTCGTCGGTTTCCTGCTGGCTCTCGGGCCCTTCGACCACGTGGTCGTCACCGCGATTCACGTCTTCTTCGGGATGCTCTTCGATCCGGTGATCGGTTACCGAACGCTCGTCGAGACGATCGTGGTCGCGACCGCGGGGAACTTCGTCGGGGGACTGGGACTGGTCACGTTCACTCACGTCGCTCAAGTGCGGGGCGCACGAAAATCGAGCGACGCGGACGAGTCGTAA
- a CDS encoding helix-turn-helix transcriptional regulator: MSVTAAEAELSNDERAGLELVRESGGIHQSDFWKELDVSSRKGSRIVESLVEKELVDREETVYDGHNTYYITPTARDLDFTLLMAGDMLSPFIGEEEVDPNSDAFSQWIMNLAYEE, encoded by the coding sequence GTGAGCGTTACCGCGGCCGAAGCCGAACTCTCTAACGACGAGCGGGCTGGCCTCGAGCTCGTCCGCGAGTCGGGCGGCATCCACCAGAGCGATTTCTGGAAGGAACTCGACGTCTCCTCGCGAAAGGGCAGTCGCATCGTCGAATCGCTCGTCGAGAAGGAACTCGTCGATCGAGAGGAAACCGTCTACGACGGTCACAACACCTATTACATCACGCCGACCGCCCGTGACCTCGATTTCACGCTCCTGATGGCCGGCGACATGCTCTCGCCGTTCATCGGCGAGGAGGAAGTCGACCCCAACAGCGACGCCTTCTCGCAGTGGATCATGAACCTCGCGTACGAGGAATAA
- a CDS encoding class I adenylate-forming enzyme family protein → MTGFLEWPTRDLVAHRVSATPQRTAVIDVATGTEWTVRELDRRVDSAASSLESAVSAGTDRTRIALLMDTRPAFAALFFAAMRTGTTVVPLNVRETTAELAAKVERTDPTAIVCERGTEDAALEIAADIGSIDVRSVDDPVDERVGNLPTAAVTEPDATGSDSPTTARKTAGSDSRTVEPVALERDETQLIMFTSGTSGQPKGVRLTVGNLVASATASAFRLGVDPADRWLCCLPMYHMGGLAPVLRSVLYGTPAVIQRAFDPESTARVLAEYDVTGVSLVPTMCKRLLDAGWRPADALRFVLLGGAPASDELLERCLEREVPIHPTYGMTETASQIATATPAEIDTHRETVGQPLVCTDVSVVEDGEPVGPGEPGELVVSGPTVTPGYLDEAETAAAFGDRGLQTGDVGYRDEDGRLWILNRRSDRIVTGGENVDPGEVLAALRSHPFVEDAAVVGLADEEWGEQVAALVVSERTEADGNGSLVVRSLLAHCDEHLAGFKQPKTIGFAESLPRTASGTVDRQAVRERLITAGTDVSDWS, encoded by the coding sequence ATGACCGGCTTCCTCGAGTGGCCGACGCGCGATCTGGTCGCTCACCGTGTGTCGGCAACGCCCCAGCGGACGGCCGTGATCGACGTCGCGACGGGAACGGAGTGGACCGTCCGCGAACTCGATCGGCGTGTCGATAGCGCGGCATCGAGCCTCGAATCCGCGGTGTCTGCCGGAACCGATCGAACGCGAATCGCCCTTCTTATGGACACCAGACCGGCGTTCGCGGCCCTCTTTTTCGCCGCGATGCGGACCGGAACGACCGTCGTCCCGCTGAACGTCCGCGAGACGACGGCCGAACTCGCGGCGAAGGTCGAACGAACCGATCCCACCGCGATCGTCTGCGAACGAGGGACCGAGGATGCGGCGCTCGAAATCGCGGCCGATATCGGCTCGATCGACGTCCGCTCTGTCGACGACCCGGTCGACGAGCGGGTCGGAAACCTTCCGACGGCCGCGGTGACCGAGCCGGATGCGACCGGTTCCGACTCCCCGACGACCGCGCGGAAGACGGCCGGTTCCGACTCCCGAACGGTCGAACCGGTCGCGCTCGAGCGCGACGAGACGCAACTGATCATGTTCACCTCGGGCACCAGCGGGCAGCCGAAGGGGGTTCGGCTGACGGTCGGCAACCTCGTCGCGAGCGCGACCGCCTCGGCGTTCCGGCTCGGCGTCGATCCGGCGGATCGGTGGCTCTGCTGTCTCCCGATGTACCACATGGGCGGACTGGCGCCCGTCCTCCGGTCGGTGCTGTACGGCACTCCGGCCGTGATCCAGCGTGCGTTCGACCCGGAATCGACCGCGCGCGTGCTCGCCGAGTACGACGTCACGGGCGTCTCCCTGGTCCCGACGATGTGCAAGCGCCTGCTCGATGCCGGCTGGCGACCGGCCGACGCGCTGCGGTTCGTCCTCCTCGGCGGCGCCCCGGCGTCCGACGAGTTGCTCGAGCGCTGCCTGGAGCGGGAGGTGCCGATCCATCCGACCTACGGGATGACCGAAACGGCATCCCAGATTGCGACCGCCACGCCAGCAGAGATCGATACCCATCGGGAGACCGTGGGACAGCCGCTGGTCTGTACCGACGTGTCCGTCGTCGAGGACGGCGAACCGGTCGGGCCCGGTGAACCGGGAGAACTGGTCGTTTCCGGGCCGACGGTTACGCCGGGCTACCTGGACGAGGCGGAGACAGCGGCGGCGTTCGGCGATCGCGGTCTCCAGACGGGCGACGTCGGCTATCGTGACGAAGACGGCCGCCTGTGGATCCTCAACCGCCGCAGCGATCGAATCGTTACCGGCGGCGAGAACGTCGATCCCGGCGAGGTGCTCGCGGCCCTCCGATCGCACCCCTTCGTCGAGGACGCCGCGGTGGTCGGACTCGCCGACGAGGAGTGGGGGGAACAGGTCGCGGCCCTCGTGGTCTCGGAGCGGACGGAGGCGGACGGGAACGGATCGCTCGTCGTCCGGTCGCTGCTCGCACACTGCGACGAGCACCTCGCCGGGTTCAAGCAGCCGAAGACGATCGGGTTCGCCGAGTCGCTTCCCCGGACGGCGTCCGGGACCGTCGACCGCCAGGCCGTTCGAGAGCGGCTGATTACGGCGGGGACCGACGTGAGCGACTGGTCGTAA
- a CDS encoding DUF7350 domain-containing protein → MNRRRFLRETSALPVAAAVAGCAAPGSGTDTETEGTDGDDDAADSGGETVTGTPLIPRIDDPPKAVYLPGHRKSMHALEPVEAGDYAVAPMLTYPHPFWVVTGTDGHPVEPAAGRGVHLMIAVWDPETETVVPVDIGPRVTIERDDERVASRSLWPMLSQEMGFHFGDNVVLPADGTYTAEVVLGPIPTRRTGSFEGRFADRATATFEFTYDETFREDVVDGIELLDRERWGKRGALAPMTGDSERDGPAGGEHAPEGTGAEIPYSALRPADEYPGTRLIDSDGEPNALPRSDDAAFVVTLLEPETRLAGEDDRQYLLVSPRTPYNRVPLANASLRATVDRDGAMGFEGQLEARLDGEFGHHYGRSVADVRPGDTVRIDVDSPPQTARHQGYETAFLEMESLELVVPDAAGPLPR, encoded by the coding sequence ATGAATCGGCGACGGTTCCTTCGAGAGACGAGCGCGCTTCCGGTCGCGGCGGCCGTCGCGGGCTGTGCGGCACCGGGTAGTGGGACCGATACCGAAACCGAAGGCACCGACGGTGACGACGACGCGGCGGATAGCGGCGGGGAGACGGTCACGGGAACGCCGCTCATCCCACGTATCGACGACCCGCCGAAGGCGGTCTACCTTCCCGGACATCGGAAGTCGATGCACGCCCTCGAGCCGGTCGAAGCCGGCGACTACGCCGTTGCGCCGATGCTTACGTACCCCCATCCGTTCTGGGTCGTCACCGGAACCGACGGACACCCCGTCGAACCCGCGGCCGGCCGCGGCGTCCACCTGATGATCGCGGTCTGGGATCCGGAGACGGAAACGGTCGTTCCGGTCGATATCGGTCCTCGAGTGACGATCGAGCGTGACGACGAACGAGTCGCGTCGCGGTCGCTGTGGCCCATGCTCTCCCAGGAGATGGGGTTCCATTTCGGCGACAACGTCGTCCTTCCGGCCGACGGCACCTACACTGCCGAGGTCGTGCTGGGACCGATTCCGACGCGACGAACCGGCTCGTTCGAGGGCCGATTCGCGGACCGCGCGACCGCGACGTTCGAATTTACCTACGACGAGACGTTTCGCGAGGACGTCGTCGACGGCATCGAATTACTCGATCGCGAGCGCTGGGGGAAACGCGGCGCGCTCGCGCCGATGACCGGCGACAGCGAGCGCGACGGACCGGCCGGCGGCGAACACGCCCCAGAGGGAACGGGCGCGGAGATTCCGTACTCCGCGCTCCGACCGGCCGACGAGTACCCCGGGACGCGGCTGATCGATTCGGACGGTGAACCGAACGCGCTTCCGCGGAGCGATGACGCGGCGTTCGTCGTGACGCTGCTCGAACCCGAGACGCGCCTTGCTGGCGAGGACGACCGGCAGTACCTGCTCGTCTCACCGCGGACGCCGTACAATCGCGTTCCGCTCGCGAACGCGTCGCTTCGTGCGACCGTCGACCGCGACGGCGCGATGGGGTTCGAGGGGCAACTCGAGGCGCGTCTCGACGGCGAGTTCGGCCACCACTACGGGCGATCGGTCGCGGACGTCAGACCCGGCGATACGGTGCGGATCGACGTCGATTCGCCGCCACAGACGGCCCGTCACCAGGGATACGAGACGGCGTTTTTGGAGATGGAGTCGCTCGAGTTGGTGGTCCCGGACGCGGCGGGACCTCTCCCGAGATAA
- the gatA gene encoding Asp-tRNA(Asn)/Glu-tRNA(Gln) amidotransferase subunit GatA has translation MAENIFITDERIEGAEDGPLAGRTVAVKDNISTEGVRTTCGSRMLEDYVPPYDATVVSRLKEAGATIVGKANMDEFGMGTTTETSFFGPTDNPAAPGHVPGGSSGGSAAAVAAGEADLALGSDTGGSVRCPAAFCGVVGIKPTYGLVSRYGLVAYGNSLEQIGPFGESVEDAARLLDVIAGSDDRDATTRTEGDDSSYADAATGDVDGLRIGVPTELLEGADEGVVETFWDALGTLEDRGATYHEVSLPSVEHAVEAYYVIAMSEASSNLARYDGVRYGHAGDATGNWNETFARAREEGFGDEVKRRILLGTYALSAGYHDKYYKKAQDARAWVKQDFDGALSEADVLASPTMPVPPFELGESLDDPLQLYLADANTVPVNLADLPAISIPAGETNGLPVGLQLVGPAFGESVLIRAASALA, from the coding sequence GGTAAAGGACAACATTTCGACGGAGGGCGTTCGGACGACCTGCGGTTCGCGGATGCTCGAAGACTACGTCCCGCCCTACGACGCAACGGTCGTCTCTCGGCTCAAAGAGGCGGGTGCGACCATCGTCGGAAAGGCCAATATGGACGAGTTCGGGATGGGAACGACCACCGAAACGTCGTTCTTCGGCCCGACGGACAACCCCGCCGCCCCGGGCCACGTTCCCGGCGGTTCCTCCGGTGGCTCTGCGGCCGCCGTCGCGGCTGGCGAGGCAGACCTCGCGCTCGGTTCCGACACGGGCGGTTCGGTCCGCTGTCCGGCCGCGTTCTGTGGCGTCGTCGGCATCAAGCCGACCTACGGGCTCGTTTCGCGGTACGGTCTCGTCGCGTACGGCAACAGCTTAGAGCAGATCGGTCCGTTCGGCGAGTCGGTCGAAGACGCCGCTCGATTACTCGACGTCATCGCCGGAAGCGACGATCGCGACGCGACTACCCGGACGGAGGGAGACGATTCGAGCTACGCCGACGCCGCGACGGGCGACGTCGACGGGCTTCGGATCGGGGTTCCCACCGAACTGCTCGAGGGGGCCGACGAGGGCGTCGTCGAAACGTTCTGGGACGCGCTGGGGACGCTCGAAGATCGCGGCGCGACGTATCACGAGGTCAGTCTCCCGTCGGTCGAACACGCGGTGGAGGCGTACTACGTGATCGCCATGTCCGAGGCGTCTTCGAATCTCGCGCGGTACGATGGCGTGCGATACGGACACGCGGGCGATGCGACCGGGAACTGGAACGAAACGTTCGCGCGGGCTCGCGAGGAAGGCTTCGGAGACGAGGTCAAGCGTCGGATCTTGCTCGGAACCTACGCGCTCTCTGCCGGATACCACGACAAGTACTACAAGAAGGCCCAGGACGCGCGTGCCTGGGTCAAACAGGACTTCGACGGGGCCCTGTCGGAGGCGGACGTCCTCGCGTCGCCGACGATGCCCGTTCCCCCGTTCGAACTCGGCGAGAGTTTGGACGATCCGCTCCAGTTGTACCTGGCCGACGCGAACACGGTCCCGGTCAACCTCGCGGACCTGCCCGCGATTTCGATTCCGGCTGGCGAAACGAACGGTCTCCCCGTCGGTCTCCAGCTCGTCGGTCCGGCGTTCGGGGAATCGGTCCTGATTCGGGCCGCGAGCGCCCTCGCTTGA
- a CDS encoding 1,4-dihydroxy-2-naphthoate polyprenyltransferase — MSSAEVEISRTKAWLMAARPQTLPAAAAPVLVGTGLAASEGVFAPVPAVLAFVGAALIQVGTNFANDYYDAVKGADTDDREGFTRVTQSGLISPERVKLATVVTFVLAILSGTYLVYVGGVPILVVGLVSVLCGWAYTGGPYPLGYHGLGDLFVFVFFGLVAVTGTYYVQAAAVLADPFATTVPAGTITREAVAASLPVAGLSTAILVVNNVRDRETDAETGKRTLAVRLGYRVSRLEYAALLALAYVVPVWFWLAAGFGPGAVLPMVTLPYAVMITRTVWTRTDGEALNPALEQTGKLLAMYAICFAGGMVLL; from the coding sequence ATGAGTTCGGCCGAGGTCGAAATCTCACGGACGAAGGCGTGGCTGATGGCGGCCCGCCCACAGACCTTGCCCGCGGCTGCGGCCCCGGTACTTGTGGGGACGGGACTCGCAGCCTCCGAGGGGGTGTTTGCGCCAGTACCGGCTGTACTGGCGTTTGTGGGTGCGGCACTGATTCAGGTCGGGACGAATTTCGCGAACGACTACTACGACGCGGTCAAGGGTGCCGATACCGACGACAGGGAGGGGTTTACCCGCGTCACCCAGTCGGGACTCATTTCGCCCGAGCGGGTCAAACTCGCGACCGTCGTGACCTTCGTCCTGGCGATACTCAGCGGGACGTACCTCGTCTACGTCGGTGGCGTCCCGATCCTGGTCGTCGGACTGGTGAGCGTCCTCTGCGGGTGGGCCTACACCGGCGGGCCCTACCCGCTCGGCTATCACGGGCTGGGCGACCTCTTCGTGTTCGTCTTCTTCGGTCTCGTCGCCGTGACGGGAACGTACTACGTCCAGGCGGCGGCCGTCCTCGCGGACCCGTTCGCGACGACGGTCCCCGCTGGAACGATCACGCGCGAAGCGGTCGCCGCGAGCCTGCCCGTCGCCGGGCTCTCGACGGCCATTCTCGTCGTCAACAACGTTCGAGACAGGGAGACCGACGCCGAGACGGGGAAACGGACGCTCGCGGTTCGCCTGGGATACCGGGTGAGCCGGCTCGAGTACGCCGCGTTGCTCGCGCTCGCCTACGTCGTCCCCGTCTGGTTCTGGCTCGCGGCGGGATTCGGTCCGGGCGCCGTGCTCCCGATGGTCACGCTTCCGTACGCGGTGATGATCACGCGGACTGTGTGGACCCGAACGGACGGCGAGGCGCTCAATCCGGCGCTCGAGCAAACCGGTAAACTGCTCGCGATGTACGCCATCTGTTTCGCCGGGGGGATGGTACTGCTATGA
- a CDS encoding BCCT family transporter: MNASELFGLEEASRAERALFVVTMGVMLSLGAVGFLRPSALSSALTGAKGWILTYFGWWFILLGFVLLVAVFAFTVSRYGRLRIGGPGAEPEFDVFSWLSMVFTVGFGASVLIWGVAEPVSIAQHPPPEPVPVQGASVESMALAFMFIHEVFPGLAMWYLPVAIAFGIVVYTDGVGDYKISSMLAGVVDEDRIPGLYWLVDLAALVATIGGISTTLGFSAQTMSAILGRVFGLDAAVLTYAVFALIGVVFLADVWLGLRKGIRNAARATVVLIGVAMALLVVVGPSLYMLELSLDATGVWLSEMFRLTLYTAPGSDGNWAANWTGFWWAWWAAWSIFVGSFVARVSKGRTIRELFAVLVVVPTVFTWVQHGLIGGWVLAPGFQEPVAEAMASAGKPAAIAKALQITPLGTVLAVLFVFIIAGYIVTSLDSAVFMISAITLGDENPNPRNRAWWGALLALFGMTSLRLEEFSAIESLSVTMALPFSLFLLLVLYGSYAVAWNYTREDEDETSRSDPQRPRPQPAPHSVPDDD, from the coding sequence ATGAACGCGAGCGAACTCTTCGGACTCGAGGAGGCGTCGCGGGCGGAGCGGGCCCTCTTCGTCGTGACGATGGGCGTGATGCTCTCGCTCGGCGCGGTCGGCTTCCTCCGCCCGTCGGCGCTGAGTAGCGCGCTCACCGGCGCGAAGGGGTGGATTCTCACGTACTTCGGCTGGTGGTTCATCCTCCTCGGATTCGTTCTGCTCGTCGCCGTCTTCGCCTTCACGGTCTCGCGATACGGCCGACTCCGTATCGGCGGCCCCGGCGCCGAACCGGAGTTCGACGTGTTCTCGTGGCTGTCGATGGTGTTCACCGTCGGTTTCGGCGCCTCGGTTCTCATCTGGGGCGTCGCGGAACCGGTGTCGATCGCCCAGCATCCGCCTCCGGAGCCCGTCCCCGTACAGGGCGCATCCGTCGAGTCGATGGCGCTTGCCTTCATGTTCATCCACGAGGTGTTCCCGGGGCTCGCGATGTGGTATCTCCCCGTCGCGATCGCCTTCGGGATCGTGGTCTACACGGACGGCGTCGGCGACTACAAGATCAGTTCGATGCTCGCCGGCGTCGTCGACGAAGATCGCATCCCCGGTCTCTACTGGCTGGTCGATCTGGCGGCGCTCGTCGCCACGATCGGCGGCATCTCGACGACGCTCGGGTTCAGCGCGCAGACGATGTCTGCGATCCTCGGGCGAGTGTTCGGACTCGACGCGGCGGTTCTGACGTACGCTGTGTTCGCCCTCATCGGCGTCGTTTTCCTCGCCGACGTCTGGCTCGGTCTTCGGAAGGGGATCCGCAACGCGGCCCGCGCGACGGTGGTGCTCATCGGCGTCGCGATGGCCCTGCTCGTGGTGGTCGGACCGAGCCTCTACATGCTCGAGTTGAGTCTGGACGCGACCGGCGTCTGGCTCAGCGAGATGTTCCGGTTGACGCTGTACACCGCACCGGGGTCCGACGGCAACTGGGCGGCCAACTGGACCGGCTTCTGGTGGGCCTGGTGGGCCGCCTGGAGCATCTTCGTCGGGAGCTTCGTCGCTCGCGTCTCGAAGGGACGGACCATCCGAGAACTGTTCGCCGTGCTCGTCGTGGTTCCGACGGTCTTCACCTGGGTGCAACACGGTCTCATCGGCGGCTGGGTCCTCGCGCCGGGCTTTCAGGAACCGGTGGCCGAGGCGATGGCGTCGGCGGGGAAGCCCGCCGCGATCGCGAAAGCGCTCCAGATCACCCCGCTCGGAACGGTGCTCGCCGTGCTGTTCGTCTTCATCATCGCCGGCTACATCGTCACGTCGCTCGACTCGGCGGTGTTCATGATTTCCGCCATCACGCTCGGCGACGAGAATCCGAACCCGCGAAACCGCGCGTGGTGGGGCGCGCTGCTCGCACTCTTCGGGATGACGTCGCTCCGCCTCGAGGAGTTTAGCGCCATCGAGTCGCTCTCGGTGACGATGGCGCTCCCGTTCTCGCTGTTCCTGCTGCTCGTCCTGTACGGGAGTTACGCCGTCGCCTGGAACTACACCCGCGAAGACGAGGACGAGACGTCCCGTTCGGACCCCCAGCGGCCCCGTCCGCAGCCGGCCCCTCACAGCGTTCCCGACGACGATTGA
- a CDS encoding mandelate racemase/muconate lactonizing enzyme family protein has translation MSTAEDLSLEFQPFSLDLADPLETADGTIDARHGFLVRLIDQGSETADSADGFAVGYGEATPLPGWTESIEDCEQALERARDAIREGPSEALEAVDRQVAARHGLSLALADLQATREATPLYRYLGQGPMVGRVPVNATIGDGSPTETVDAALSAVDRGFRSCKLKVGLRTVEEDVERVRRVREAVGPGVELRVDANEAWTYEEATSALDRFSDLGVSMLEQPLPGGALEGHADLRTHSSGVSIALDEGLLEHGVDAICDAGAADVVVLKPMALGGIDIARKVAAWLAELDVTPLVTTTIDGVVARTGAVHLAAAIPNVPACGLATGDLLATDLGRDPVLLEKGSAVVPQAKGLGVSDVWGVR, from the coding sequence ATGAGCACCGCCGAAGACCTCTCACTCGAGTTTCAGCCGTTCTCGCTCGACCTCGCCGATCCGCTCGAGACGGCGGACGGGACGATCGACGCCCGTCACGGATTTCTGGTCCGGTTGATCGACCAGGGGTCCGAAACGGCGGATTCCGCCGACGGCTTCGCCGTGGGTTACGGCGAGGCTACGCCGCTGCCGGGGTGGACGGAGTCGATCGAGGACTGCGAGCAGGCCCTCGAACGCGCCCGGGACGCGATTCGGGAGGGCCCGAGCGAAGCGCTCGAGGCCGTCGATCGACAGGTCGCGGCCCGTCACGGCCTGTCGCTCGCGCTCGCCGATCTGCAAGCCACCCGGGAGGCGACGCCGTTGTACCGGTACCTCGGTCAGGGGCCGATGGTCGGCCGGGTTCCGGTCAACGCGACGATCGGCGACGGTTCGCCGACGGAAACCGTCGACGCGGCGCTGTCGGCCGTCGACCGCGGGTTTCGCAGTTGTAAGCTGAAGGTGGGGCTTCGGACCGTCGAGGAGGACGTCGAACGTGTTCGACGCGTGCGCGAGGCCGTCGGGCCCGGCGTCGAGCTCCGAGTCGACGCCAACGAGGCGTGGACCTACGAGGAGGCCACATCGGCGCTCGATCGGTTCTCCGATCTCGGCGTGTCGATGCTCGAGCAACCGCTGCCCGGGGGCGCCCTCGAGGGGCACGCCGATCTCCGAACGCACAGTAGCGGCGTTTCGATCGCCCTCGACGAGGGCCTGCTCGAGCACGGCGTCGACGCGATCTGCGACGCCGGCGCGGCGGACGTCGTCGTCCTGAAACCGATGGCGCTCGGCGGGATCGACATCGCGCGGAAGGTCGCGGCCTGGCTGGCCGAACTCGACGTCACGCCGCTGGTGACGACCACCATCGACGGTGTCGTCGCGCGGACGGGTGCGGTTCACCTCGCCGCCGCGATACCGAACGTCCCCGCGTGCGGGCTGGCGACCGGCGATCTGCTCGCGACTGATCTCGGACGGGACCCCGTCCTGCTCGAGAAGGGATCGGCGGTCGTTCCACAGGCCAAAGGACTCGGCGTCTCGGACGTGTGGGGGGTGCGATGA
- a CDS encoding 1,4-dihydroxy-2-naphthoyl-CoA synthase: MVSELFDEEQWESVENVDRDFRDITYHRAVDSGTVRIAFDRPEVRNAFRPGTVDELYDALDHAKRQTDVGCILLTGNGPSPKDGGWAFCSGGDQTIRGEDGYQYDGDEERASEQGRLHILEVQRLIRHVPKVVVCVVPGWAVGGGHSLHVVCDMTLASAEHAKFLQTDPDVASYDAGFGSAYLAKQIGQKKAREVFFLGKTYSAAEAAEMGMVNEAVPHDELEETALEWGRRINSKSPTAMRMLKYAFNMTDDGMVGQQVFAGEATRLGYMTDEAAEGRDAFVEGRDPDFDDYPWHY, encoded by the coding sequence ATGGTTTCGGAACTGTTCGACGAGGAGCAGTGGGAGTCGGTCGAGAACGTCGACCGCGACTTTCGCGATATCACGTACCACCGCGCGGTCGATTCCGGAACGGTCCGGATCGCGTTCGACCGCCCGGAGGTTCGCAACGCCTTCCGACCGGGAACGGTTGACGAGTTGTACGATGCGCTCGATCACGCAAAGCGCCAGACGGACGTCGGCTGTATTCTGCTGACCGGCAACGGCCCGTCGCCGAAAGACGGCGGCTGGGCGTTCTGTTCGGGGGGCGACCAGACGATACGAGGCGAGGACGGGTATCAGTACGACGGTGACGAAGAACGAGCCTCCGAACAGGGCCGACTCCACATCCTCGAGGTGCAGCGGCTGATCCGGCACGTCCCGAAGGTCGTCGTCTGCGTGGTGCCGGGCTGGGCCGTCGGCGGCGGTCACTCGCTGCACGTCGTCTGCGACATGACGCTCGCGAGCGCCGAGCACGCGAAGTTCCTCCAGACGGACCCCGACGTGGCGAGCTACGACGCCGGCTTCGGCTCGGCGTACCTCGCCAAACAGATCGGCCAGAAGAAGGCCCGCGAGGTGTTCTTCCTGGGCAAGACGTATTCCGCCGCCGAGGCCGCGGAGATGGGAATGGTCAACGAGGCCGTTCCCCACGACGAACTCGAGGAGACCGCCCTCGAGTGGGGTCGGCGGATCAACTCGAAGAGCCCGACGGCGATGCGGATGCTCAAGTACGCGTTCAACATGACCGACGACGGCATGGTCGGCCAGCAGGTCTTCGCCGGCGAGGCCACGCGCCTCGGCTACATGACCGACGAGGCCGCGGAAGGACGAGACGCGTTCGTCGAGGGTCGCGACCCCGATTTCGACGACTACCCGTGGCACTACTGA